The sequence GTGCTGGTGGTGGTGGATGGCCTCGCCAACCCCGACCAGGACACGCCCATCCGCTACACGCTCCATGTCAGCGAGTACGCGCCCAAGGAGACAGCGGAGCGCTGCATGGACGGCGCGGACAATGACGCGGATGGAAAGGCGGACGCGGCCGACGAGGATTGCCGTTGAGGCGCACCCCGGCTTCGCGTTCCGGCGCGCCCCTCACGGACGGGCGCCTCACGCATCGCTGGGCACGCGCGTGTAGCGGAACCTCGGGCCCGCGTTGAAGCCCGCCCCCGGCACCGGCGTGGCCATCAACTGCGCGACCTGGACGCGCAGCGAGAACATCAGCCCCATGGCCGGATTCAACATCCCCGGCTCGCCGTTGAACGTGAGGTGCAAGGCATTGAGCAGGCTGCTGTACGTCGCGTCGAACCGCTCCGCCAGACGCCACGCCTCCGAGTCCGTCGGGTACGCCTGTGCTCCCGGGTCATCGCCCATCGGCAGCACTCCGGCGGCGTCGAACGGAATCGGCTCGCCCGAGTACGAGTAGCCCTCCGGCACGCTCGCGTCCCGCACCAGCCTCCGCCCGTGGAGAATCTCCGCGAAGCGGTAGTAGTGCGCAGGCTGTCCCTCGGGGCTCAGCGGGCTCGTGCGCGAGCCCTCGCCCTGCGCGACGATGAGGTCCAGCGCCCGCTTCGCCGACGCCACGTCCGTCACCGCGAACAACTCGTCCCGAGCGAACCAGCCCGTCACCTGCCGGTCCCTGCGCCCCGTGAAGATGCGCGGCCCCAGTTCTTCAATCTTGTCCTTCAGCGACGCGTAGAACTGGCCCACCGTCCGGTACTCCGGCAGCGCCGCGAGCGCGGCCACCGGGAAGTCGAGCGGCGTCTCCGGCTCCTCGATGACCATGAACGTGTCCTCGATGAGCTCCAGCGACAGCCTGCGTAGGTGCACGATGAACGACCTGCCCGGCTCGTTGCCGATGCCCATGGGCAAGGGCCCCGGGTATTGCGGCAAGAAGGCCGGCGCGTTGAGCACCGGATGGCCTCCAATCGCGTTGAGCACGTTGGCCGCCAGGCACATGTGCAGCATCTCCTGCACGACGATGCCTCGCAGCAGCGCGGCAATCTCCGGCAGGGCCCCTTCACGAATCGAGTACAGCGCCGTCAGGTACGGCGGAATCGTGGCGTGCTCCAGCTCGATTGCCTTCTGGAGGCACGTCCTCAAATCGTCCAGCGTGTCGAGGCGCGGCTTGCGGATGTAGAGCATGAAGGTCTCCGGCTCACTCGGACAGGACGCGCTGAATCAGCCGGGGTGGCAGCGAGATGAGGCGCCGCTGCTTCGAAATCAGCGTCTTCGACTCCTCGGGGCTCGCGGAGGTGGAGGACTCGGGCGGAGCGAGCGCCGTCGCCTGGGGCTCCGCGGCCGGCCGCGGCACCGGCGTGCCGAGCCTCGGCTTCCCATCCGGCCCCGGGTTGCGCAGCCATTCGAGGATGGCCCTGCGCTTGCCATTGGACAGCGCGCGCGTCGCCGGCATGTGGTTGGGGTCCTCGCGCGGCAGGCCGAAGGCAAACGCCAGCAATTGCGTGTGGCGGACCAGGTCGTCGTAGCTCGCCAGGTTCACGATGCGACCCATCAGAGGGTACACGTTGGCGTACTGCTGGAAGATGGGCTGCAGGTGCTCGTGCCACGACGGCAGCGCCGGCATGGGGAACGCGTCCCAGACGAGCACGCTGAGGAAGTCGGCCGGGTCATAGCCGAAGTCCGGCGGCGTCCCATTCGTGAAGAGCCGCGCCACCTCCTTCAGCAGATACCGCACGCCATACACCTGACCGTCGATGTACCCGCGCGGCGAGCCCGGATTCGACGCGTGGAGCTCCAGCGTGGCGCGGCCGTCGTGGTCCGTGTGGATGCACTCGTCGAAGGTGAGCGCCTCCACCGGCGTGCCGAACGCGGGCGCGGGCCCCAGCGGCCCCGGGCCCACGCCCGGCTGCAAGCCGCTGCTGTCATGCCACGCCACCACGGTGGCTCCGGGGTACGGCTTCCCGTAGCGCGTCGCGTACAACTCCACGCGCGCCGTGTCCCCCGGGTCCAGGCGGTGCACGAAGGTGTCCGCGCGCAGGTGCACGCCGCCCTCGTTCTCCTTGAGCACCACCTGCCCCGCCACCGCCACCGCGAGGCGGCTGTGCTCCACCGCGTGACGCTCCTGCCGCGTCAGCGGCCGGTCCTTCGGGAAGGACTGGATGCCGGCGGTGGACTCGTACCAACCCGGCGTCCGGTAGTCCGCCGCGCCCAGTGAGTGGAAGCTCCCATCCGCCTCCAGGTAGCCCACCTCCACGTCGCCCACGTCCGCGAAGGGACCGCGCACCGTCTGCACGGGCAGCGAGTTGCCGAAGTCCGCCACCACCACGTCCCGCCGCGAATCCACCACGGCCGGCATGAAGTTCAGCGCGGACACCGGCACGTTGTTCGCCACGCGCGACAGCAGATGCCGGCCGGCGACGAAGTGGCGCGGCTCGTGGTGCTCGTAGGGACCGATGGTGCCGACGAGCCGCCCCATCGTCATGTCCGGCAGCGCGGCGTTGCTGTTGTACCCATCCATCACGAACCGGATGGACAACAGTCCCTGCGGCGCCGCGCGGCTCAATTCACGCAGGAAGCGCGAGTCCGGCAGCGAGCCCCAGTCCACCGGACCGATGACGGACTGGTAGAAGCACGAGGCCCCCGCGTCGCCCTTGTACGGGCCGAGGTTCTTCGTGCGCGCCCACCAGATGTCGGAGAAGGCCGCGACGTGGTAGCGGCCTGAGAAGCAGTCCCGCTCGCCGTCGCTGAGGCGCACCATCAGGCCCCAGAGCTCGGAGACGAGCTGCTGCTGCGGGTCCAGGTCCACGTGCTTGCCCGCCACGCGCTCGTTGGCGTCGGCGACCCACATGCCCACCACCGGGTCCGCCTGCTTCGTGGTGGCCGAGCTTCCGTCCCCGTAGCAGACGCGCGTCACCTTGCAGCCGACGAGCCGGAAGGACCCCGAGCCCTCCGGGTTCCACCAGCCATTGAAGTCACCACCGGGGACTCGAGGCTCCTGGTACTCCGGCTTGAAGGTCGCGTTGTTGAAGTGGCGCACGTCGTTGTTGACCGTCGCCGGATCCGACTGGAAGCGCCCCGCGAAGTGCAGGCGCACCGCATCCAGGTAGCTCATGCGTCCTCTTCCACCTCGGCGCGGGGCGGATCAGCCCCGTGCGCCAGCTCGTGGAAGAACAGGCATACCTGAAAAATCTGTGACTGAAAACGAACGCTCCGTGGGGTTCAGCGAAGGAGGTTCCGGAGCGCGAGGGTGGCAACCCGGCGCAGGCCGAGCGCCCGGGCGTACTCCACTCCATCCTTCCTGCCTCCCGCGTCTGGGTCGTCGCTCGGGCACAAAGACCTCAGGAAGGACACCTGGCCGTGGGACTCCCCAGAGTCGGAGCAGGCCCATTCGAGCACCGCGAGGTGCATCACGCTGGAGAGCGCACAGACGGGGGGCGTCTCCCGCCGGGTCGCCGCCTCCATCAGCTCCCGTAGCAGGAGCTCCCCCTCTCCGAGGGAGAGCCTTCTCGGGCTGACCCGAACCCCCTCCAGCGTGCTGCTCCAGCCGGAGAGCTCCGCGCCCTCGTGTCCCAGCTTCAGATAGAGCGTGTTGAACCAACCCCCGGCGCAGCCGAGCTCGCCGAAGTTGACCTTTACCCTCACCGGCAACGAGGCCCGCAGACAGTCGAACGGCGTCGTCGCGGTGGCTCCGAGCCCCGTCGCCATCGCGAAGTCGTACGCATCCAAGGGTTCGGTGGCGCGCGCCCACACGCGTCCCGCCTGCTCGGGCTCCGAGACCAGCAGGGTCCCCGTGCCGGTCTCCGCGAAGATGCGGCCGTCGCCCGGAAACACGAGCCTTCGAACGGGATGCTCCGGAAACCGTCCCGCCTCCCGCCAGCTCGTTCCGGCGTCCCGGGAGACGAACACGACGGCCCCCTTCCATCCCAGCCAGAAGTCCGGTGACTTGTGTGCCACACCGTCGA comes from Pyxidicoccus parkwaysis and encodes:
- a CDS encoding ferritin-like domain-containing protein, which produces MLYIRKPRLDTLDDLRTCLQKAIELEHATIPPYLTALYSIREGALPEIAALLRGIVVQEMLHMCLAANVLNAIGGHPVLNAPAFLPQYPGPLPMGIGNEPGRSFIVHLRRLSLELIEDTFMVIEEPETPLDFPVAALAALPEYRTVGQFYASLKDKIEELGPRIFTGRRDRQVTGWFARDELFAVTDVASAKRALDLIVAQGEGSRTSPLSPEGQPAHYYRFAEILHGRRLVRDASVPEGYSYSGEPIPFDAAGVLPMGDDPGAQAYPTDSEAWRLAERFDATYSSLLNALHLTFNGEPGMLNPAMGLMFSLRVQVAQLMATPVPGAGFNAGPRFRYTRVPSDA